In bacterium, one DNA window encodes the following:
- a CDS encoding enoyl-CoA hydratase/isomerase family protein: MKGQGAVEYANILCRVDAGIASVTVNRPDKMNALNAATIGELDCCFAALAGDPAVRVVILTGAGEKAFVAGADIGELADLAAGAGERLAARGQALMNRIENLGKPVIAAINGFALGGGCELAMACTFRYAADGAKLGLPETGLGLIPGFGGTQRLPRLVGRGRAAEMILLGNMIGAVDAMAIGLVNKVYPREEFADSVRLVAEAIAGKSTLTTRLALQAVNDGQQVDQDSGCRLEAALFGIAAASADAHEGCAAFLAKRKPEFRDK, translated from the coding sequence ATGAAGGGACAAGGAGCCGTGGAGTACGCCAACATCCTCTGCCGGGTCGACGCCGGCATCGCCTCCGTGACGGTCAACCGGCCGGACAAGATGAACGCCCTGAACGCCGCGACCATCGGCGAACTGGACTGCTGCTTCGCGGCCCTGGCGGGTGATCCGGCCGTCCGGGTGGTCATCCTGACCGGCGCCGGCGAGAAGGCCTTCGTGGCGGGGGCCGACATCGGCGAACTGGCCGACCTGGCGGCCGGGGCCGGCGAAAGGCTGGCCGCGCGGGGCCAGGCCCTGATGAACCGCATCGAGAACCTGGGCAAACCGGTCATCGCGGCCATCAACGGCTTCGCCCTGGGCGGCGGTTGCGAACTGGCCATGGCCTGCACTTTCCGCTACGCCGCGGACGGCGCCAAGCTGGGGCTGCCCGAGACGGGGCTCGGCCTGATTCCGGGCTTCGGCGGCACCCAGCGCCTGCCGCGCCTGGTGGGGCGGGGGCGGGCGGCCGAGATGATCCTGCTGGGCAACATGATCGGGGCGGTCGACGCCATGGCCATCGGGCTGGTGAACAAGGTCTATCCCCGGGAGGAATTCGCCGATTCGGTGCGGCTCGTGGCCGAGGCCATCGCGGGCAAGTCGACCCTCACGACCCGCCTGGCCCTGCAGGCGGTCAACGACGGCCAGCAGGTCGACCAGGACAGCGGCTGCCGGCTGGAGGCGGCCCTGTTCGGGATCGCCGCGGCCTCGGCCGACGCCCACGAGGGGTGCGCCGCGTTCCTGGCCAAGCGCAAACCCGAATTCCGCGACAAATAG
- a CDS encoding ferredoxin family protein, with the protein MSDRTAVDLPSMEVNEELCKGCQLCIDVCPKSVIAISEKLNSASYHPAYYTGADCTGCGLCFYACPEPGAIRVVKP; encoded by the coding sequence ATGAGCGACCGGACTGCCGTTGACCTGCCCTCCATGGAAGTCAACGAGGAGCTCTGCAAGGGCTGCCAACTCTGCATCGACGTGTGCCCCAAGAGCGTCATCGCCATCAGCGAGAAGCTCAACAGCGCCAGCTATCATCCGGCGTACTACACGGGGGCCGACTGCACCGGCTGCGGGCTGTGCTTCTACGCCTGCCCCGAGCCGGGCGCCATCCGCGTCGTCAAGCCCTAG
- a CDS encoding 3-methyl-2-oxobutanoate dehydrogenase subunit VorB, whose protein sequence is MARQFMKGNDAIIVGALAAGCRAYYGYPITPASEIAHAAAQHFPALGGVFIQAESEVSAINMVYGTAGMGVRTMTASSSPGFSLKQEGLSYCAGAELPCVVVNIVRGGPGLGNIAPEQADYFQITKGGGHGNYRLITLAPNGAQEMCDLTMLAFDLADTYRNPACIMADGITGQMMEVVEIPEAKPVPFDHSSWEVRGTPESSGNLISSIVLEPDELERHNLKMDAKYRDIMAKEVRCEEYRTEDADLVVVAYGVVSRIVYSAVDEARAEGLKVGLLRPITLWPFPSAAIARLAETAQRFLAVELSTGQMVEDVQLAVNGRAPVHFYGRCGGMVPGGKELLAEFKKVLEGGQS, encoded by the coding sequence ATGGCCAGACAATTCATGAAGGGCAACGACGCGATCATCGTCGGCGCCCTGGCGGCCGGGTGCCGGGCCTACTACGGCTACCCCATCACCCCCGCCAGCGAGATCGCCCACGCGGCGGCCCAGCACTTCCCGGCTCTCGGCGGCGTCTTCATCCAGGCCGAGAGCGAGGTCTCGGCCATCAACATGGTCTACGGCACCGCCGGCATGGGGGTGCGCACCATGACCGCCTCGTCCAGCCCCGGCTTCAGCCTCAAGCAGGAGGGCCTGAGCTACTGCGCCGGCGCCGAACTGCCCTGCGTCGTGGTGAACATCGTGCGCGGCGGTCCCGGCCTGGGCAACATCGCCCCCGAGCAGGCGGACTACTTCCAGATCACCAAGGGCGGCGGCCACGGCAACTACCGCCTGATCACGCTGGCGCCGAACGGGGCGCAGGAAATGTGCGACCTGACCATGCTGGCTTTCGACCTGGCCGACACCTACCGCAACCCGGCCTGCATCATGGCCGACGGCATCACCGGCCAGATGATGGAGGTCGTCGAGATCCCCGAGGCCAAGCCGGTCCCGTTCGACCACAGCAGCTGGGAGGTCAGGGGCACCCCCGAGTCGTCCGGCAACCTGATCAGCTCGATCGTCCTCGAACCCGACGAGCTCGAGCGCCACAACCTGAAGATGGACGCCAAGTACAGGGACATCATGGCGAAGGAGGTGCGTTGCGAGGAGTACCGCACCGAGGATGCCGACCTGGTCGTCGTGGCCTACGGCGTGGTCAGCCGCATCGTCTACTCGGCCGTCGACGAGGCCCGGGCGGAGGGGCTGAAGGTGGGGCTGCTGCGTCCGATCACCCTCTGGCCGTTCCCGAGTGCCGCCATCGCGCGCCTGGCCGAAACGGCGCAGCGCTTCCTGGCCGTCGAACTCTCCACGGGCCAGATGGTCGAAGACGTGCAGCTGGCCGTGAACGGCCGGGCGCCGGTCCATTTCTACGGCCGCTGCGGCGGCATGGTCCCAGGCGGCAAGGAACTGCTGGCCGAGTTCAAGAAGGTCCTGGAAGGAGGCCAGTCGTGA
- a CDS encoding 2-oxoacid:acceptor oxidoreductase family protein — protein sequence MIAESLEELGLTKQTVFVSPVGCSVFGYYYFDCGNFQAAHGRAPAVATAVKRTNPEAIVISYQGDGDLAAIGTAETIHAANRGENITVFFVNNAIYGMTGGQMAPTTMIGQRSATTPGGRVEDLHGNPIRMAEMLATLPAPTYIERVAIGHSKHIMKARKAIKKALQIQKEGKGYSFVEIVSACPTGWKMDPVHARDWLVDDMLKVFPLGVFKDESDIRDEGDWDRHYEDFDTAKVNSYLDRMKSAVGEIEPKELPFDLNCKFAGFGGQGILTLGLFLSQIGMKAGQNVSWFPAYGPEMRGGTANCSVNLAKDRIGTPLVDHPNVLVVMNQPSLDAFEKDVVDGGTIIVDTTVVEGKADRGRLNVVEIPASDIADEVGTAKVANVVVLGALVAATDAFTPEFCEDTLRAIIKKKSLIDMNMEAFRRGYDYVRKS from the coding sequence ATGATCGCCGAGAGCCTCGAGGAACTGGGCCTGACCAAGCAGACCGTCTTCGTCTCGCCGGTGGGCTGCTCGGTCTTCGGCTACTACTACTTCGACTGCGGCAACTTCCAGGCGGCCCACGGGCGTGCGCCCGCGGTGGCCACGGCCGTCAAGCGGACCAATCCCGAGGCCATCGTCATCTCCTACCAGGGCGACGGCGACCTTGCGGCCATCGGCACCGCCGAAACGATCCACGCGGCCAACCGCGGCGAGAACATCACGGTGTTCTTCGTCAACAACGCCATCTACGGCATGACGGGCGGCCAGATGGCGCCCACGACCATGATCGGCCAGCGCTCGGCGACCACGCCCGGCGGTCGCGTGGAGGACCTCCACGGCAACCCGATCCGCATGGCCGAGATGCTGGCGACCCTGCCCGCACCGACCTACATCGAGCGCGTGGCCATCGGGCACAGCAAGCACATCATGAAGGCCCGCAAGGCCATCAAGAAGGCCCTGCAGATCCAGAAGGAGGGCAAGGGCTACAGCTTCGTCGAGATCGTCTCGGCCTGCCCCACCGGCTGGAAGATGGATCCGGTCCACGCCCGCGACTGGCTCGTCGACGACATGCTCAAGGTCTTCCCGCTGGGCGTGTTCAAGGACGAGAGCGACATCCGCGACGAGGGTGACTGGGATCGCCACTACGAGGACTTCGACACCGCCAAGGTGAACTCGTACCTCGACCGCATGAAGAGCGCCGTGGGCGAGATCGAGCCGAAGGAACTGCCCTTCGACCTGAACTGCAAGTTCGCCGGTTTCGGCGGCCAGGGCATCCTCACCCTCGGCCTCTTCCTGTCTCAGATCGGCATGAAGGCCGGCCAGAACGTCAGCTGGTTCCCGGCCTACGGTCCGGAGATGCGCGGCGGCACGGCCAACTGCTCGGTGAACCTGGCGAAGGACCGCATCGGCACGCCGCTCGTCGATCACCCCAACGTGCTGGTGGTCATGAACCAGCCCTCGCTCGACGCCTTCGAGAAGGACGTCGTCGACGGCGGCACGATCATCGTCGACACGACGGTGGTCGAGGGCAAGGCCGACCGCGGGCGCCTGAACGTGGTGGAGATCCCCGCCAGCGACATCGCCGACGAGGTGGGCACCGCGAAGGTGGCCAACGTGGTCGTGCTGGGCGCCCTGGTGGCCGCCACCGACGCGTTCACGCCGGAGTTCTGCGAGGACACCCTGCGGGCGATCATCAAGAAGAAGAGCCTGATCGACATGAACATGGAGGCCTTCCGGCGCGGCTACGACTACGTCCGGAAGAGCTAG